In Paraburkholderia flava, one genomic interval encodes:
- a CDS encoding ArsR/SmtB family transcription factor has protein sequence MSTAVNDSHSHFPGLSRLGALLADPGRAAMLWALMDGSARPAGELTLIAGLSPSAASAHLARLTDGGLLALEVRGRHRYFRIASPEIAASIEALASVAEATAPQRTVPRPARTVPVAMRYARTCYDHMAGELAVCVYERMVEHGLLERHGDSLEATRDGAAHFAGWGIDVDGQRSRRRRFACTCPDWSERRPHLGGALGAALLDTWSTRGWVERTEQPRILRITPAGRRQFDAFLAR, from the coding sequence ATGTCGACCGCCGTCAACGACAGTCACAGCCATTTTCCGGGCCTCAGCCGGCTCGGCGCACTGCTGGCCGACCCGGGCCGAGCGGCGATGCTGTGGGCGCTGATGGACGGCAGCGCGCGCCCCGCCGGTGAACTCACGCTGATCGCTGGGCTTTCGCCGTCGGCGGCAAGCGCGCATCTCGCGCGCCTCACCGACGGCGGCCTGCTCGCGCTCGAAGTGCGGGGACGCCATCGCTATTTCCGGATCGCGTCGCCGGAGATCGCCGCATCGATCGAAGCGCTCGCGAGCGTCGCTGAGGCGACCGCGCCGCAGCGCACAGTGCCGCGTCCCGCACGCACCGTGCCCGTCGCGATGCGCTATGCGCGCACCTGCTACGACCACATGGCGGGCGAGCTCGCCGTCTGCGTGTACGAACGGATGGTCGAACACGGCCTGCTCGAGCGGCACGGCGATTCACTCGAAGCGACACGCGACGGCGCCGCGCATTTCGCCGGCTGGGGCATCGACGTCGACGGTCAGCGCAGCCGCCGACGCCGCTTCGCATGCACGTGTCCCGACTGGAGCGAACGACGTCCGCATCTGGGCGGCGCACTCGGCGCGGCGCTGCTCGATACGTGGTCGACACGCGGCTGGGTCGAACGCACGGAGCAGCCGCGCATCCTGCGCATCACACCAGCCGGCCGACGACAGTTCGACGCGTTTCTCGCGCGTTGA
- a CDS encoding GlxA family transcriptional regulator yields MRNTPASTAAAQTAQTRKRTRKIPDEPVTPVVRHIVFAVAPDLVLLDACGPLEAFWRAELAVAGERLAGDTAPTAYRLTVASLEGGVLQTFPGLPIVTQRLDSLDNEPIDTLIVPGVPISAGCELQPALTAWIARHAPHVRRVCSVCTGAFYLADAGLLDGLRATTHWRSAALLAQRYPRVNVDAAPIFVRETIDADAGRSVWTSAGVTAGIDLALALIEEDLGHAIAMHAARRLVVFMKRPGGQAQFSAALTAQSSAGGAFDGLHGWMAGNLRHDLSVERLAERARMSPRTFARRYVEAVGRTPARTVSALRLEAASRALAESRRPLKRIALECGFGSEQNLRRAFVRGFGVLPLDYRARFESTQRV; encoded by the coding sequence ATGCGCAACACGCCCGCTTCCACTGCTGCCGCGCAAACTGCGCAAACCCGAAAACGCACCCGCAAGATTCCCGACGAACCCGTGACGCCCGTCGTGCGCCACATCGTCTTCGCGGTCGCCCCCGATCTCGTGCTGCTCGACGCATGCGGTCCGCTCGAGGCATTCTGGCGCGCCGAACTCGCGGTCGCAGGCGAACGCCTCGCAGGCGACACTGCGCCGACTGCGTATCGTCTGACCGTCGCATCGCTCGAAGGCGGCGTGCTGCAGACGTTTCCAGGACTGCCGATCGTCACGCAGCGGCTCGACTCGCTCGACAACGAGCCCATCGATACGTTGATCGTCCCCGGCGTGCCGATCAGCGCAGGCTGCGAGCTGCAGCCCGCACTCACGGCGTGGATCGCGCGACATGCACCGCACGTGCGGCGCGTGTGCTCGGTCTGCACCGGCGCGTTCTATCTCGCCGACGCAGGGCTGCTCGACGGCCTGCGCGCGACGACGCATTGGCGTTCCGCCGCGCTGCTCGCGCAGCGCTATCCGCGCGTGAACGTCGATGCCGCGCCGATCTTCGTGCGCGAGACCATCGATGCCGACGCGGGCCGCAGCGTGTGGACATCGGCAGGCGTGACGGCGGGCATCGATCTCGCGCTTGCGTTGATCGAAGAAGATCTCGGCCACGCGATCGCGATGCACGCCGCGCGCCGGCTGGTCGTGTTCATGAAGCGGCCGGGTGGCCAGGCGCAGTTCAGCGCGGCATTGACTGCGCAGTCCTCGGCGGGCGGTGCGTTCGATGGGTTGCATGGCTGGATGGCGGGCAATCTGCGTCACGACCTGTCGGTCGAGCGGCTTGCCGAACGCGCACGGATGAGCCCGCGCACGTTTGCCCGACGCTACGTCGAAGCGGTGGGTCGCACGCCTGCGCGGACCGTGTCCGCGTTGCGGCTCGAAGCGGCATCGCGCGCACTTGCCGAATCGCGTCGACCGTTGAAGCGGATCGCACTCGAATGCGGATTCGGCAGCGAACAGAATCTGCGTCGCGCGTTCGTGCGTGGCTTCGGCGTGCTGCCACTCGATTACCGCGCGCGTTTCGAATCGACGCAGCGCGTGTGA
- a CDS encoding RNA-binding S4 domain-containing protein produces the protein MPNLHFTLTGDYVELHNLLKLTGLADSGGSAKQLVASGEVTVDGHVESRKTCKIRAGQVVLLGDTRIAVHE, from the coding sequence ATGCCCAACCTTCACTTCACGCTGACCGGCGACTACGTCGAACTGCACAATCTCCTGAAGCTGACGGGCCTCGCCGACAGCGGTGGCTCTGCAAAACAGCTCGTCGCATCCGGCGAAGTAACCGTCGACGGCCATGTCGAATCGCGCAAGACGTGCAAGATTCGCGCGGGCCAGGTCGTGCTGCTCGGCGATACGCGGATTGCTGTTCACGAATAG
- a CDS encoding ATP-dependent helicase encodes MLSVADSPSRPSRSLPDPDAWLAKLNDAQREAVEYGGDAGALLVIAGAGSGKTNTLAHRVAHLIVKGADPRRILLLTFSRRAAQEMTRRASRIASTALGARSGTSLGLTWSGTFHGIGARLLREYAERIGLSPAFTINDREDSADLMNLVRHELGFSAKERRFPSKGTCFAIYSRVVNTGASLADVLARAFPWCCEWEADLRVLFATYVDAKQKQSVLDYDDLLLYWSYVAAEPSLAADMSDRFDHVLVDEYQDTNRLQASILLALKPDGRGLTVVGDDAQSIYSFRGATVRNILDFPTHFDPPAKQVTLERNYRSTQPILAASNAVIELASERFTKNLWSDKASAQRPRLVTVEDEAAQARYVVEQILDAREAGMTLKSQAVLFRASDHSAALEVELTRRNIPFVKFGGLKFLDSIHVKDLLALLRWAENPRDRVAGFRVVQLLPGVGPATAARVLDQVTARADALAGTGLHTAPAAGALAAFAPPPRALEDWAPFVALMSAVGSRATPWPAEFETIRRWYEPHLERNHEDAAVRHADLLQMESIAGTYASRERFLTELTLDPPDATSDESGDPSRDEDYLILSTIHSAKGQEWRNVFVLNGVDGCLPSDLGTGSDEELEEERRLLYVAMTRAKEDLHVVVPQRFYVHNQTHLGDRHVWASRTRFIPAGLLPHFDTYAWPRVAPPVMPTAAGLAAAAQAKLEIAAKLRKMWD; translated from the coding sequence GTGCTCTCCGTCGCCGATTCCCCGTCACGTCCCTCACGTTCGCTACCCGATCCCGATGCGTGGCTCGCGAAGCTCAACGACGCGCAGCGCGAGGCAGTCGAGTACGGCGGCGATGCAGGCGCGCTGCTGGTGATTGCGGGTGCCGGGTCGGGCAAGACGAACACGCTCGCGCATCGCGTTGCACATCTGATCGTCAAGGGCGCGGATCCGCGCCGCATCCTGCTGCTCACGTTCTCGCGCCGCGCCGCACAGGAGATGACGCGCCGCGCGTCGCGCATCGCGAGCACCGCACTCGGCGCGCGCTCGGGGACGTCGCTGGGACTCACGTGGTCGGGCACGTTCCACGGTATCGGCGCGCGGCTGCTGCGCGAATACGCGGAGCGGATCGGGCTGTCGCCGGCGTTCACGATCAACGACCGCGAAGATTCCGCCGATCTGATGAACCTGGTTCGTCACGAACTGGGCTTCTCGGCAAAGGAGCGTCGCTTTCCGTCGAAGGGCACGTGCTTCGCGATCTACTCGCGGGTCGTCAACACCGGCGCGTCGCTCGCGGACGTGCTCGCGCGCGCGTTTCCGTGGTGCTGCGAATGGGAGGCGGACCTGCGCGTGCTGTTCGCCACGTATGTCGATGCGAAGCAGAAGCAGAGCGTGCTCGATTACGACGATCTGCTGCTGTACTGGTCGTACGTCGCGGCGGAACCGTCGCTCGCCGCCGATATGTCGGACCGTTTCGATCACGTGCTCGTCGACGAGTACCAGGACACCAACCGTCTGCAGGCGTCGATCCTGCTCGCGCTGAAACCGGATGGCCGCGGCCTGACGGTGGTCGGCGACGACGCGCAGTCCATCTATTCGTTTCGCGGCGCGACGGTGCGCAACATTCTCGATTTCCCCACGCATTTCGATCCGCCCGCGAAGCAGGTGACGCTCGAACGCAACTACCGTTCGACGCAGCCGATCCTCGCCGCGTCGAACGCGGTGATCGAACTCGCGAGCGAGCGCTTCACGAAGAACCTGTGGTCCGACAAGGCGTCGGCGCAACGTCCGAGACTCGTCACCGTCGAGGATGAAGCGGCGCAGGCGCGCTACGTCGTCGAGCAGATTCTCGACGCGCGCGAAGCCGGTATGACGCTGAAGTCGCAGGCCGTGCTGTTTCGCGCGTCGGATCACAGCGCCGCGCTCGAGGTCGAGCTGACCCGGCGCAACATCCCGTTCGTGAAATTCGGCGGCCTGAAGTTTCTCGATTCGATCCACGTGAAGGATCTGCTCGCCTTGTTGCGCTGGGCGGAGAATCCGCGCGATCGCGTCGCGGGTTTTCGGGTCGTGCAACTGCTGCCGGGCGTCGGTCCGGCGACCGCCGCGCGCGTGCTCGATCAGGTGACCGCGCGCGCGGATGCACTGGCCGGCACGGGGCTGCACACGGCACCGGCCGCCGGCGCGCTCGCTGCATTTGCGCCGCCGCCGCGCGCGCTCGAAGACTGGGCGCCGTTCGTCGCGCTGATGTCGGCGGTGGGTAGCCGCGCGACGCCGTGGCCCGCCGAATTCGAAACGATCCGCCGCTGGTACGAGCCGCATCTCGAACGCAATCATGAAGACGCGGCGGTCCGTCACGCGGATCTGCTGCAGATGGAAAGCATCGCGGGCACGTACGCATCGCGCGAGCGCTTTCTCACCGAGCTCACGCTCGATCCGCCCGATGCAACCAGCGACGAATCAGGCGACCCATCGCGCGACGAAGACTATCTGATCCTGTCGACGATCCATTCGGCGAAAGGGCAGGAGTGGCGCAACGTGTTCGTGCTGAACGGCGTGGACGGTTGCCTGCCGTCCGATCTCGGCACCGGCAGCGACGAGGAACTGGAAGAAGAGCGGCGGCTTCTGTACGTCGCGATGACGCGCGCGAAGGAAGATCTGCATGTCGTCGTGCCGCAGCGTTTTTACGTGCACAACCAGACGCATCTCGGCGACCGTCATGTGTGGGCGTCGCGTACCCGCTTCATTCCGGCGGGTCTGCTGCCGCATTTCGATACGTACGCATGGCCGCGCGTTGCACCGCCGGTCATGCCGACCGCCGCGGGTCTCGCAGCCGCCGCGCAGGCGAAGCTCGAGATCGCGGCGAAGCTCAGGAAGATGTGGGATTAA
- a CDS encoding MATE family efflux transporter: MTHSGQSDTGRPAFVRANAPPPSLSRHAADTARLAAPLAIAQLSQMAMSVTDTVLLGSLGADALAAGGLGANLFFTVITLLQGVLTSISVTVSHARGAQNEDRVPHIYWTGFVLSLLLSIPAFALLSFATPILLAVGEPPLLAHHVGEYAAVLRWASPGSLIGIGLMRSFLPAIGAAKRLLWVALGGVVVNGFLNYGLIHGAWGLPRLGFLGSAVATTFTVWASALILMALLHLRPRYRHFVIAKRPNVPLMGELFGIGWPVAITYGVETTLFLATGLMVGVLGESSLAAHQIALNVASVAFMVPLSIGQAANVRVGFWSGAGQPLAARHAGFVAIALGVGFMMLSGLVLIVAPHAIVGLYLHLDDPANAKTVQLATSLLGVAALFQIVDGMQTVGSGCLRGLKDTRIPMLAAAFGYWGIGFPTGYTLAFHAGFGARGLWWGLAAGLASVALLMTLRFHRLSLRGLAKAPPPQPAP, encoded by the coding sequence ATGACCCACTCCGGCCAATCCGACACGGGCCGCCCCGCCTTTGTCCGCGCCAACGCCCCGCCGCCGTCGCTGTCGCGCCATGCCGCCGACACCGCGCGCCTCGCGGCCCCGCTTGCGATCGCGCAGCTGTCGCAGATGGCAATGAGCGTCACCGACACCGTCCTGCTCGGCTCGCTCGGCGCGGACGCGCTCGCGGCCGGTGGCCTCGGCGCCAACCTGTTCTTCACGGTGATCACGCTGCTGCAGGGCGTACTCACATCGATCAGCGTGACCGTTTCGCATGCACGCGGCGCGCAGAACGAGGACCGTGTCCCGCACATCTACTGGACCGGCTTCGTGCTGTCTCTGCTGCTGTCGATCCCGGCATTCGCGCTGCTGTCGTTCGCAACGCCGATCCTGCTTGCAGTCGGCGAGCCGCCGCTGCTCGCGCACCATGTCGGCGAATACGCGGCGGTGCTGCGCTGGGCCTCGCCCGGCAGCCTGATCGGGATCGGGTTGATGCGCTCGTTCCTGCCGGCGATCGGCGCGGCGAAGCGGCTGCTGTGGGTCGCGCTCGGCGGCGTCGTGGTCAACGGCTTTCTGAACTACGGGCTGATCCACGGCGCGTGGGGTCTGCCGCGCCTCGGCTTTCTCGGCTCCGCGGTCGCGACGACGTTTACTGTGTGGGCGTCGGCGCTGATCCTGATGGCGCTGCTGCATCTGCGGCCACGCTATCGACACTTCGTCATCGCGAAGCGGCCGAACGTGCCGCTGATGGGCGAGCTGTTCGGCATCGGCTGGCCGGTGGCAATCACGTACGGCGTCGAGACGACGCTGTTCCTTGCGACCGGTCTGATGGTCGGCGTGCTCGGCGAATCGTCGCTGGCCGCGCATCAGATCGCGTTGAACGTTGCGTCGGTTGCGTTCATGGTGCCGCTGTCGATCGGTCAGGCGGCGAACGTGCGCGTCGGTTTCTGGTCCGGCGCGGGGCAACCGCTCGCGGCGCGTCATGCCGGCTTCGTCGCGATCGCGTTGGGCGTGGGCTTCATGATGCTGTCGGGCCTTGTGCTGATCGTCGCGCCGCACGCGATCGTCGGGCTGTATCTGCATCTCGACGACCCAGCCAACGCGAAGACCGTGCAACTCGCAACATCACTGCTCGGCGTCGCGGCGCTGTTCCAGATCGTCGACGGCATGCAGACGGTCGGCTCGGGCTGTCTGCGCGGTCTGAAGGACACACGCATCCCGATGCTCGCAGCTGCGTTCGGCTACTGGGGCATCGGCTTTCCGACCGGCTACACGCTCGCGTTCCATGCGGGCTTCGGCGCACGCGGACTGTGGTGGGGACTCGCCGCCGGACTGGCGAGCGTCGCGCTGCTGATGACGCTGCGTTTTCACCGGCTGAGCCTGCGCGGCCTTGCAAAAGCGCCGCCGCCACAACCCGCGCCGTGA
- a CDS encoding phospholipase D family protein produces MLCAATLWLGACATRPPATDLHRTETHALSPTTPTPLANALAGPERAHPGQSGFRVLSNGTEALQMRIALARSATKTLDMQYYIANEDTTGKLLLAAALYAADHGVRVRMLVDDLNFKDIDRVMAGLNSHDNIEIRVFNPFGTTHRSVFERTTNLLTKIDGFTRRMHNKAMIADNQVSIVGGRNLGDEYFSASPTLQFRDLDVLAAGPITQDISASFDQFWSSSSSYPLRALNKQKFDPQDLDAMRNELREHWRKNADPYNAKPLNATPLASQIANNTLGLIWAPAEFKADTPDKIIKPTDDYVSPPMQRLIELTHDAQKEFLVFSPYFVPHDAGVAALGVLTKRGVRVAILTNSLAATDAVAVQAGYSPYRVPLLREGVELYEFRPASERESMGLTGSKSKASLHAKAYVIDRKILVIGSMNLDPRSAHLNTELALVIHSEALAQQVVDVFDRATQPDISYHVTLATPDELARLKAVGATTSPLIWTDQEDGKTRTYNLDPQAGFYRNLMTGIFLLLPVDDEL; encoded by the coding sequence CTGCTGTGCGCGGCAACGCTATGGCTCGGCGCGTGCGCGACGCGCCCGCCCGCCACTGACCTCCACCGCACCGAAACCCACGCGCTATCGCCCACCACACCGACACCGCTCGCCAACGCGCTCGCCGGACCCGAGCGCGCGCATCCGGGGCAATCGGGTTTCCGCGTGCTGTCGAACGGCACCGAAGCGCTGCAGATGCGCATCGCGCTCGCCCGCTCGGCGACGAAGACGCTCGACATGCAGTACTACATCGCGAACGAGGACACGACCGGCAAGCTGCTGCTCGCCGCCGCGCTCTATGCAGCCGATCACGGCGTGCGCGTGCGGATGCTGGTCGACGATCTGAACTTCAAGGACATCGATCGCGTGATGGCCGGGCTGAACTCGCACGACAACATCGAGATCCGCGTCTTCAATCCGTTCGGCACAACCCATCGCAGCGTGTTCGAACGTACGACGAACCTGCTCACAAAAATCGATGGCTTCACGCGCCGGATGCACAACAAGGCGATGATCGCGGACAACCAGGTGTCGATCGTCGGTGGCCGCAATCTCGGCGATGAATATTTCAGCGCGAGCCCAACGTTGCAGTTCCGCGATCTCGACGTGCTCGCGGCAGGCCCGATTACGCAGGACATCTCCGCGAGCTTCGACCAGTTCTGGTCGAGCAGCAGTTCGTACCCGCTGCGCGCATTGAACAAACAGAAGTTCGATCCGCAGGACCTCGACGCGATGCGCAACGAGCTGCGCGAGCACTGGCGCAAGAACGCCGACCCGTACAACGCGAAGCCGTTGAACGCGACGCCGCTTGCGTCGCAGATCGCGAACAACACGTTGGGACTCATCTGGGCGCCGGCTGAATTCAAGGCCGATACGCCGGACAAGATCATCAAGCCCACCGACGATTACGTCAGTCCGCCGATGCAGCGTCTGATCGAACTGACGCACGACGCACAGAAGGAATTCCTCGTGTTTTCGCCGTATTTCGTGCCGCACGATGCGGGCGTCGCTGCGCTCGGCGTGCTGACGAAGCGCGGCGTGCGCGTCGCGATCCTGACGAATTCGCTCGCCGCCACCGACGCGGTCGCGGTGCAGGCCGGCTACAGTCCGTATCGTGTGCCGCTGCTGCGCGAAGGCGTCGAGCTGTACGAATTCAGGCCGGCCAGCGAACGCGAAAGCATGGGGCTGACCGGCTCGAAGTCGAAGGCGAGCCTGCACGCGAAAGCGTACGTGATCGACCGCAAAATTCTGGTAATCGGCTCGATGAATCTCGATCCGCGTTCCGCGCATCTGAACACCGAACTCGCACTCGTGATCCACAGCGAAGCGCTCGCGCAGCAGGTCGTCGACGTGTTCGATCGCGCGACGCAGCCCGACATCAGCTACCACGTCACGCTCGCGACGCCCGACGAACTCGCCAGGCTGAAAGCCGTCGGCGCGACGACGTCGCCGCTCATCTGGACCGATCAGGAAGACGGCAAGACGCGCACCTATAACCTCGATCCGCAAGCGGGTTTCTACAGAAATCTGATGACCGGGATATTCTTGCTGCTACCTGTCGACGACGAACTTTGA
- the fumC gene encoding class II fumarate hydratase, whose translation MTEDVRMERDTFGEIAVPNARLWGAQTQRSLQNFRISSEKQSPELITALAVIKRAAAEVNLGLGVLDEQKAKAIVQAADEIIAGKHPDEFPLAVWQTGSGTQTNMNLNEVIANRASELLGGERGEARKVHPNDDVNRGQSSNDVFPTAMHVAAATGIVKHLLPALKTLRGTLDGKAKAFADIVKIGRTHLQDATPLTLGQEFSGYVAQLDQGIRHVESTLPHLYELAQGGTAVGTGLNAHPKFAAEVAGAIARLTGVPFVTAPNKFEVMAAADALVFAHGALKTVAASLNKIANDIRWLASGPRCGLGELSIPENEPGSSIMPGKVNPTQSEAVTMLCAQVFGNDVAVNIGGASGNFELNVFRPMIAHNVLQSIRLLADGAHSFNDNCAVGIEPNHDRIDTLLNESLMLVTALNPHIGYDKAAAIAKKAHKEGTTLKAAALALGHVTEQQFDEWVKPADMVGNVKV comes from the coding sequence ATGACCGAAGACGTACGAATGGAGCGCGACACGTTCGGCGAGATCGCCGTGCCGAACGCTCGCCTGTGGGGCGCGCAGACGCAGCGCTCGCTGCAGAATTTCCGCATCTCGTCGGAGAAGCAGTCGCCGGAACTGATCACCGCGCTCGCGGTGATCAAGCGCGCGGCCGCCGAGGTGAATCTCGGGCTCGGCGTGCTCGACGAACAGAAAGCGAAAGCGATCGTCCAGGCCGCCGACGAGATCATCGCGGGCAAACATCCGGACGAATTCCCGCTCGCCGTGTGGCAGACGGGCTCCGGCACGCAGACCAACATGAACCTCAACGAGGTGATCGCAAACCGCGCGAGCGAACTGCTCGGCGGCGAGCGCGGCGAAGCGCGCAAGGTGCATCCGAACGACGATGTGAATCGCGGCCAGTCGTCGAACGATGTGTTCCCGACCGCGATGCACGTCGCCGCCGCGACGGGCATCGTCAAGCATCTGCTGCCCGCGTTGAAGACGTTGCGCGGCACGCTCGACGGCAAGGCGAAAGCGTTCGCCGACATCGTGAAGATCGGCCGCACGCACTTGCAGGACGCCACGCCGCTCACGCTCGGTCAGGAGTTTTCCGGCTACGTCGCACAGCTGGATCAGGGCATCCGTCACGTCGAATCGACGCTGCCGCATCTGTATGAACTCGCGCAGGGCGGCACGGCGGTCGGCACCGGGCTGAATGCGCATCCGAAGTTCGCGGCGGAAGTCGCGGGCGCAATCGCCAGGCTCACCGGCGTGCCGTTCGTCACTGCACCGAACAAGTTCGAAGTGATGGCCGCCGCCGACGCACTGGTGTTCGCGCACGGTGCGCTGAAAACCGTCGCGGCAAGTCTGAACAAGATCGCGAACGACATCCGCTGGCTCGCGAGCGGTCCGCGTTGCGGTCTCGGCGAACTGTCGATTCCCGAAAACGAGCCGGGTAGCTCGATCATGCCGGGCAAGGTCAACCCGACGCAGTCAGAAGCCGTGACGATGCTGTGCGCGCAGGTGTTCGGCAACGACGTCGCGGTGAATATCGGCGGCGCGAGCGGCAACTTCGAACTGAACGTGTTTCGTCCGATGATCGCGCACAACGTGCTGCAGTCGATTCGCCTGCTCGCCGACGGCGCGCACAGCTTCAACGACAACTGCGCAGTGGGCATCGAGCCGAATCACGATCGCATCGATACGCTGCTCAACGAATCGCTGATGCTCGTCACCGCGTTGAATCCGCACATCGGCTACGACAAGGCCGCGGCGATCGCGAAGAAGGCGCACAAGGAAGGCACGACGCTGAAGGCCGCCGCGCTCGCGCTCGGCCACGTGACGGAACAGCAGTTCGACGAATGGGTGAAGCCGGCCGACATGGTCGGCAACGTCAAGGTCTGA
- a CDS encoding acyl-CoA thioesterase yields the protein MSTPAAPLDRSETTFRFLAEPTSVNFGGKVHGGALMKWIDETAYACAAVWSGRYCVTVSVGNIRFRRPILVGNLVELRARVVSTGRTSMHIHVSVQAGDPKGGELMQTTDCLVVMVAVNENGHPVPVPSYVPETDEQHRLAKYAMDVKDALDAIVELKPEEVAQGKV from the coding sequence ATGAGTACCCCCGCAGCGCCGCTCGACCGATCCGAGACCACGTTCCGTTTTCTGGCCGAGCCGACCTCGGTCAACTTCGGCGGCAAAGTGCACGGCGGTGCGCTGATGAAGTGGATCGACGAAACCGCGTATGCGTGCGCGGCCGTCTGGTCCGGCCGTTATTGCGTGACGGTGAGCGTCGGCAACATCCGTTTTCGGCGGCCGATTCTCGTCGGCAATCTGGTGGAGCTGCGTGCGCGCGTCGTGTCGACGGGGCGTACCAGCATGCACATCCACGTATCCGTACAGGCCGGCGATCCGAAGGGCGGCGAACTGATGCAGACCACCGACTGTCTCGTCGTGATGGTGGCGGTGAACGAGAACGGTCATCCGGTGCCGGTGCCGTCGTACGTGCCGGAAACCGATGAACAGCATCGGCTCGCGAAGTACGCGATGGACGTGAAGGATGCGCTCGACGCGATCGTCGAACTGAAGCCCGAGGAAGTCGCTCAGGGAAAGGTGTAG
- the panS gene encoding ketopantoate/pantoate/pantothenate transporter PanS has protein sequence MLARVTRLFPLWAVLASLAAYFSPASVAPIAPHVTTLLTIIMLSMGVTLSVADFQRVFTRPAPVVAGIVLHYLVMPLAAWAIAKALRMPPDLTAGMVLVGSVASGTASNVMIYLARGDVALSVTISALSTLVGVFATPLLTRLYVDASIVVDVRGMLLSILQIVAVPIAVGLAINHLFNRVVRAIEPALPLVSMVAILLIIAAVVGGTQKSIASVGLVVMLGVVLHNGIGLLGGYWGGRLLGFDEAVCRTLAIEVGMQNSGLAATLGKLYFTPIAALPGALFSVWHNLSGSVLAGYWAGRPAKGSTHSAQAGAQSLDAGRG, from the coding sequence ATGCTTGCCCGCGTTACCCGTCTCTTTCCGTTGTGGGCCGTGCTCGCGTCGCTCGCCGCGTACTTCTCGCCTGCTTCGGTTGCCCCGATTGCGCCGCACGTGACGACCCTACTCACGATCATCATGCTGTCGATGGGCGTCACGCTGTCCGTTGCCGATTTTCAGCGCGTGTTCACACGACCCGCGCCGGTCGTCGCCGGCATCGTGCTGCACTACCTCGTGATGCCGCTCGCCGCGTGGGCGATCGCCAAGGCACTGCGGATGCCGCCGGATCTCACCGCCGGCATGGTGCTCGTCGGCAGCGTCGCGAGCGGCACGGCGTCCAACGTGATGATCTATCTCGCGCGCGGCGACGTCGCGTTGTCGGTGACGATCAGCGCGCTGTCGACGCTCGTCGGCGTGTTCGCGACGCCGTTGCTCACGCGTCTGTACGTCGATGCATCGATCGTCGTCGACGTGCGCGGCATGCTGCTCAGCATCCTGCAGATCGTCGCGGTACCGATCGCGGTCGGCCTCGCGATCAATCATCTGTTCAACCGCGTCGTGCGCGCGATCGAACCGGCGCTGCCGCTCGTGTCGATGGTCGCGATCCTGCTGATCATCGCGGCTGTTGTCGGCGGCACGCAGAAGAGCATCGCGTCGGTCGGGCTCGTCGTGATGCTGGGCGTCGTCCTGCACAACGGCATCGGGCTGCTCGGCGGCTACTGGGGCGGTCGCCTGCTCGGCTTCGACGAAGCCGTGTGCCGCACGCTCGCGATCGAGGTCGGCATGCAGAACTCGGGACTCGCCGCGACGCTCGGCAAGCTGTACTTCACGCCGATCGCCGCGCTGCCCGGCGCGTTGTTCTCGGTGTGGCACAACCTGTCGGGCTCGGTGCTCGCGGGTTACTGGGCCGGTCGACCTGCGAAGGGTTCGACGCATTCGGCGCAGGCTGGTGCGCAGTCGCTGGACGCTGGGCGCGGTTGA